From the Trichoplusia ni isolate ovarian cell line Hi5 chromosome 1, tn1, whole genome shotgun sequence genome, the window accaGCGGCTAAAAGCAGAACTGGGGCAGTTGAGAGAGTGAAAGGTACAAACGGCGTCTTGGCGTGTTCTCGCAAGTGCAGTAGccttacaataaattgtaattgcAGGCCTTTTGGACTGCTTGACCTGTCAACCCCGGGTTCTAGACTATCTTCATTTCGTTCGTGGcatttttgttgattattgaCTATTTGGTCTTGTGATCATCATTATGTGCTGCTGGAGATTGTTCTGACCATATTCTAACGATTCCGCATTTCGCTTAAGGGAGAAAGAGGTTGGTTTTAGTCGCTGGTAGCTAGTCATGACTGATGCACTTCGGTCAGTTTTTCGTTTAAGATTTCTCTAAGTATttacactttaattttattacagtgAACACAAGAAATAGGAGAATGGCGTAAACAAAAGAAGACTATTTTATCAACTTTAATGGAGGTTGATACCTCCTTTGGAGATTATAAATcgactgtaaaataaaaataaaaaaatatttttaagtcgtTGCAGCACATGGTTTCATTTACGCAGACGTACAGACAAACTtacagtcaaataaataaagtcagttaagtgattttaatttgtaaaaacgaaatatttcgTTCAAAGTCAAAACACTGTGATCATCCCATGGTTTTACGAAAGATATTGAGAGAGTATGTTTATGGAAggatattttgatttaaatagtcGAATGATGAACTCACCCTCTTCCAATAAATGGATGGTTATCTTCTCGAAGTAGGTACCTAGTAGGTAgaacataaatgtatttatttattacttagttTCCTACCTACGCTGTTTTTCAAAAGGACAAGCCCACTCACCACGACCATATTTTAAACGCTTCAAAGACCTTACTAATAACttgtaaaaacgaaacaaattattcaaaagtcAAATACAAAGAACAAGATTAGCTCTTTCAAAAGGATTAATTTAATGTGTGTAATCAGTTGAAACCAATCTAATAGAAACTCTAAATAGCTTGTTTTATTTGACATTGAACCGCCTCTTGAAGTATGCTTTGCATTATTGCAGATTTGGTTATGCGATAGCGCACGTGACTCGCTTGGTAGGCACAGAACTCGGTAAACACTTTCTAACGAGTTTAATATCGAGTTAATATACTGTCCCTTATTATAAGGTCTACTACTAATTGATTtgacaactttcacacaaaagTCCTTAACCCAAAGTCGACAAATGCTTTAGTATACACACCAATGAAATACGAAGACTTTTAAAGTCTGATCCGAAAGTTTTTGATGAAAGTCACGGTATCACGCGTGAATGGCTGGACCAATTTCGCTAATTcttatttgttgtatttgttattatcgaaataagtttttttatgaaagaaaaatgaacATTAGAATATTTAAGAATACTTCGCCACCATATGAAGTTATCCTGACAAAAGGCATCGGGAACGGAACCTACGTATTTTTGTGGTATATTTGTCATTCCTTAATAGGTAATTTTAGTTTAGAATCTTAAAATAGAAGCGTTCTGAAAccgtatatttaaaatatatatataactagttgacccagcaaacgttgttctgccgaatattttttttaattgtatgttttttttaattccacattataaaaaaaaataaaaacgaacaatttcgtccaaaagataaaatattttttttagtttcagcccttatcacttaggggtatgaaaaatagatgctagtcgattctcagacctactgaatacgcatataaaatttggtaaaaatcggtaaagccgtttcggaggagttatacggtaactaacatcgtggcacaggaattttatataatagaagatatatatatatatatttatttttaaccaaactTGCAAGTGTCTATAGAAATGATGGATTACAGTTCAATCGTTTAGTGAAGTTTTAGCTAAGATGTTTCTGGCCCTACTTTCACTTAACAATGCAATTAGATTCTTGTAGTcagaaataaacaacattttgtcatatataacatttatttgttactattaATGTAGAATACAAATActatcatattttataaaatgatttacatattaaaaaataagtacatactGCATGATACAATAATTACCCAAAACATGTCTTGATTTTGCTAAGGATATTTGCACCTGACTTATTTTCAACCGTTTCTTATTTATTGTCTGTGTTGTAATTGTTCTACATCAGTAACTTTAAGGTTGATAAGTACGCCCTGTATACttaacataacattttgttttgaacaTAGACATGATATtggttattatattattgatattacatAAACTTTAAAACGTAGCCTATCTTAAAAAATGTACTAACTGAGATTTACCAAATACAAGTTTGAAATTTAATGAGTCtagtcattaaaatataatagtaggaGTAGcagtttatgtaataaattatagtaaacaAGTTCACCATTAGAATAGAACAAAGTCTGATGACACTCGTCTTCATTCTAAACAACCATGTCTACCAACCTTGCGTTCGATACGTCTTTATTTTTCATCCATTAGGCACTGATCAGAAGGTGCTTATGAGGACCAGACACGGTGCCTGTGGTTTTATGAACTAGGGTAGACTTTATTGGTCCAACAACATACCCGCTACCGTATCTGTTGTAGCTAAAGCGATCAGTACTAGGATGGCAATGGCTACCACAGGGAACAGAGAGTGGGATCTTGTAAGTATCGATATGCGATCCATCAATGATGCTTTCAGCATTTGCATGACTTTTACTTTTCCCAATCGCTTGGGCGAGAGCGTCGGCTTCTGCGTAAGTCGTGGTGGTCATACCCAATGGGTGGTCATGCTCGAGATGTAAATCGTGGAATTTAATGTGAGTCTGTTGACCTTTACTTAAAGTTAGTGGAATAGTAGGTATAGTAGTTAGTGGAATGTGTGTTAGAGTCGCTACGTTTTTGCCCCAACCTATTGTATCGGCATCAGCAGTCGCATCACTATTGCTGGCGATCCATCCATTTGAGACTGCTTCAGCGTCTGCATGACTGTTGCTGTTGCCCCATCCGTTTGTATTGGCATCAGCTTTCGCGTGACTATTGCTGGCGCCCCATCCGTTTGCGTTAGCTTCTGCTTCTGCGTTACTTTTGCTGGCTCCCCACCTGTATGCATTAGCATCAGCTTTTGCGTGACTATTGCTTTTTCCCCATCCGTTTGCGATGGCGTCAGCTTCTGCGTGACTATTGCTGTTGCCCCATCCATGTGTATTGGCATCAGCTTTCGCGTGACTGTTGCTGGCACCCCATCCGTTTGCGTTAGCTTCTGCTTCTGCGTTACTTTGGCTAGCTCCCCACTTGTATGCATTAGCATCAGCTTTTGCATGACTGTTGCTTTTGCCCCATCCGTTTGCGATGGCGTCAGCTTCTGCGTGACTATTGCTGTTGCCCCATCCATGTGTATTGGCATCAGCTTTCGCGTGACTGTTGCTGGCACCCCATTCGTTTGCGTTAGCATCTGCTTCTGCATAACTATTGCTGGCTCCCCACCTGTCTGCATTAGCATCAGCTTTTGCATGACTGTTGCTTTTTCCCCATCCGTTTGCGATGGCGTCAGCTTCTGCGTGACTATTGCTGTTGCCCCATCCATGTGTATTGGCATCAGCTTTCGCGTGACTATTGCTGGCGCCCCATCCATTTGCGTTAGCTTCTGCTTCTGCGTTACTTTGGCTGGCTCCCCACTTGTACGCATTAGCATCAGCTTCTGCATGACTGTTGCTTTTGCCCCATCCGTTTGCGATGGCGTCAGCTTCTGCGTGACTATTGCTGTTGCCCCATCCATGTGTATTGGCATCAGCTTTCGCGTGACTGTTGCTGGCACCCCATTCGTTTGCGTTAGCATCTGCTTCTGCATAACTATTGCTGGCTCCCCACCTGTCTGCATTAGCATCAGCTTTTGCATGACTGTTGCTTTTTCCCCATCCGTTTGCAATGGCATCAGCTTCTGCGTGACTATTGCTGGCGCCCCATCCGTTTGCGTTAGCGTCTGCTTTTGCAAAACTATTGCCTTTTCCCCATCCATTCGCGATAGCTTCAGCTTCTGCATGACTATAGCCGGCGCCCCCTCCATTCGCGATAGCGTCAGCTTCTGCATGACTATAGCCGGCGCCCCCTCCATTTGCAATAGCTTCAGCTTCTGCATGACTATTGCTGGGGCCCCATGGGCGCCATCCGTATGGGTAGCCATAAATGCCGTATTTTTTGTGACGATGGCCTCCGAAACACCTGTCTTCATTAGCGTCAGCTATTGCATGACTAGTGCTGGAGCCCCATTCATTTGCACTGGCATCGGCGTCTGCGTGACTATTGCTGGCGCCATACCGATCAGCATTGGTATCAGCTTTTGCGTGACTTTTGCTGAGGCCCCATCCATTCGCGCTTGCGTCAGCTTCTGCGTGACTATTGCTGGGACCCCATCCGTTAGTATTGGCATCAGCTTTTGCGTGACTTTTGCTGGCGCCCCACTTGTCTACACCGGTGTCAGCTTTAGCGTGACTTTTGCTTTTCCCATATCCAAGAATAGTCGCGTCAGCATTCGCGTGACTAGTACTTGGACCCCATCCATTTGTGCTGGCATCAGCTTCAGCGTGACTATTACTGGGACCCCATCCATTTGTATTGGCGTCAGCTTCTGCGTGACTTTTGCTTTTGTCCAACCCGTATGCTTTGGCATCGGCGTCTGCATAACTATACCCTTGTCCGTAGCGGTTAGAGTTTGCACCAGCATTGGTTACTGCAcctgtgtatttattttgaccCCAGATATTGGCGTTAACTTGGCTATCGGCTTTTGCATGGCTAATTCCGCCGTTCCAACCGTTTACTAGGCTATCGGCCTTTGCGTGGCTACTGCCGCCATTCCAACCATTTACTAGGCTATCGGCATTTGCATGACTACTGCCGCCATTCCAACCGTTTACTAGGCTATCGGCATTTGCATGACTACTGCCGCCATTCCAACCGTTTACTAGGCTATCGGCATTTGCATGACTACTGCCGCCATTCCAACCGTTTACTTGGCTATCGGCTTTTGCATGGCTACTGCCACCATTCCAACCGTTTACTAGGCTATCGGCATTTGCATGGCTACTGCCTCCATGCCAACCGTTTACTAGGCTATCGGCATTTGCATGGCTACTGCCGCCATGCCAACCGTTTACTAGGCTATCGGCCTTTGCATGGCTACTACCGCCATTCCAACCGTTTACTAGGCTATCGGCATTTGCATGGCTACTGCCGCCATTCCATCCGTTTACTAGGCTATCGGCATTTGCATGGCTACTGCCACCATGCCAACCGTTTACTAGGCTATCGGCCTT encodes:
- the LOC113496980 gene encoding uncharacterized protein LOC113496980, whose amino-acid sequence is FQVLLFGVTITTCHSLGQNDKHHAENNLEVSHHDHSPNSRRNELPYFNEHKNFYPRPVGRVYQGRTGPLPHLESRSGIGISGGISAGISGGIKAGVSGVGGLVTEALGGLASGAAAVGAALDGTVNGAVGGLINGGVSGGGGINGYVQGGGSASGYVQGAGHVQGGVIAAGHVQGGASATGYVQGGGSANGFVKESETIDGLIQGGGAASGFIQGGGGVNSYVQAGETADTIAQGSASASGFALGQGTAGGYVQGGGSVSGYAQGGGSVGVGGGAAATGFVVGAGGTAVNLSHAVGSSSSGGFAVGGKSAIGFSNGSGTTGGYTLLQDSSGQPNGVGFFAVLPQTSSTDDKEILTRGYLSGYTNANSNVNAWGKATSQGNVNGYVNGWNGVNSQANVNSYVNGWNGGNSQAQAQSNTNSYVNGWNGANSQAQAQSNVNNWGPVNSEANANSYVNGWNGANSQAEAQSNVNNWGLVNNEGNANSYVNGWNGANSQAQAQSNINNWGLVNNEANTNSYVNSWNGANSHAQSQINANNWGPVNSEANANSYVNSWNGANSQAEAQSNVNNWNQVNSEANTNSYVNGWNGANSQAQAQSNVNNWGIVNNEANTNSYLNGWNGGSSHANADSLVNGWNGGSSHAKADSQVNGWNGGSSHANADSLVNGWHGGSSHANADSLVNGWNGGSSHANADSLVNGWNGGSSHANADSLVNGWNGGSSHAKADSQVNGWNGGSSHANADSLVNGWHGGSSHANADSLVNGWHGGSSHANADSLVNGWNGGSSHANADSLVNGWNGGSSHANADSLVNGWHGGSSHAKADSLVNGWHGGSSHANADSLVNGWNGGSSHANADSLVNGWNGGSSHAKADSLVNGWHGGSSHANADSLVNGWHGGSSHANADSLVNGWNGGSSHAKADSQVNGWNGGSSHANADSLVNGWNGGSSHANADSLVNGWNGGSSHANADSLVNGWNGGSSHAKADSLVNGWNGGISHAKADSQVNANIWGQNKYTGAVTNAGANSNRYGQGYSYADADAKAYGLDKSKSHAEADANTNGWGPSNSHAEADASTNGWGPSTSHANADATILGYGKSKSHAKADTGVDKWGASKSHAKADANTNGWGPSNSHAEADASANGWGLSKSHAKADTNADRYGASNSHADADASANEWGSSTSHAIADANEDRCFGGHRHKKYGIYGYPYGWRPWGPSNSHAEAEAIANGGGAGYSHAEADAIANGGGAGYSHAEAEAIANGWGKGNSFAKADANANGWGASNSHAEADAIANGWGKSNSHAKADANADRWGASNSYAEADANANEWGASNSHAKADANTHGWGNSNSHAEADAIANGWGKSNSHAEADANAYKWGASQSNAEAEANANGWGASNSHAKADANTHGWGNSNSHAEADAIANGWGKSNSHAKADANADRWGASNSYAEADANANEWGASNSHAKADANTHGWGNSNSHAEADAIANGWGKSNSHAKADANAYKWGASQSNAEAEANANGWGASNSHAKADANTHGWGNSNSHAEADAIANGWGKSNSHAKADANAYRWGASKSNAEAEANANGWGASNSHAKADANTNGWGNSNSHADAEAVSNGWIASNSDATADADTIGWGKNVATLTHIPLTTIPTIPLTLSKGQQTHIKFHDLHLEHDHPLGMTTTTYAEADALAQAIGKSKSHANAESIIDGSHIDTYKIPLSVPCGSHCHPSTDRFSYNRYGSGYVVGPIKSTLVHKTTGTVSGPHKHLLISA